The sequence CAGGAACCATCTGCTAGCATAATTGTGTGCACTCTGATTCCAGCAGGAAAACTGAGCATGCAGAGAGAAGTGGTGGCTGTAGGACCCAGCAAGAGGACAAGTTATAGTAGCTTTTCCTCTCTATCCCTCCTTAGCAGGCCCCTTCAAGTGAGTCAATGTCTCTGCACAGGCAAGATGATGCTCTCCAGGCACATTGCAGACCATTGCAGCCTACTAGCTGCACAGTTGGGGCAGTTGTTGGAAATGCAGTAGCAAGATATCCTGCTGTTGTTTCCACAGAGAAGCACCTCAGGACTCTTCTTGCTTCTtggcttcctcctgctgctaaCAAATGCAAAAGAGTTCGAACTTATCGCTGTGAAGCAtgctccctgcagagcatcaCAATGAACAGGGAACAGCTGGCACTGGTCCTTTTGCACAACACTGAGGCAGGGAGCTAGGGATAATACCAAACTGCTGTCGGCAGGCACTCGTTGCTGGTGGCTGTTGTACCCCTCCTGGTGCTAGGGAATCAGAGAGATGACCACAGCCTTGGCCGACCAGCAAGTCAGGTTCCCCACATCTTCGGCGCTACCTGAGCTGAAGCTGGCTGAACCAGGTGCTAACAGCACAGTCCACACGCATCACCAGGGAGATCCCCAGCAggaggcagatgctgctcaccaTGAAGCCCAGAGACTCAAAGAGGAACCTGAAGGCACAACAGATGCAATAAGGTATCATGCTACCCACACTCCCAGCAGATCATTTTTCCTGACAGTGAAGGACTGGTAGCACCACCAGTCCTAAAATCTAGATTACATTCATTCCTTAGCAGTGGATGCTGCTTTCAGTCCAGAAGCCAAACACCTTTGGTTCCTTGCTAGTTTCAAGGCCATTCAGGAAGACACTCAAGTGGGATTTGGGAACCCTCAGAGGTCAAGGACATCCCACATGCCTACTATCCCAAAGGTTTGCATCTCATTTGTAGCCCAGTAACACCACCTTTTGCTCTCTGCCCTGAATATTCTTAGCTTGCAGGTGGGCTCTGGGCATTCTTGAAACTCAAGATAAGGAGAAATAACTATGCTCTAGTCTGAGTCCAGCTTCTGAACCTGAAGCAGGAACTAGTAAAGGACAATCCTACAGCCTCTACTAGCGAGAAGTCATATAAGATCAATCACATGGTCACTTCCAGCATTCCTGGCTATGAACTGTAGCCAAGACTTCAGCAATATGAGCTACATCAGACTAACTCCTGTAACTTACTTCGGGGCAAAGACCTTCCAGACCATGAGATGCCTCCTGAGGAtcacagctgcacacacacaggccAGAAGCTGTTGGTGAGACCAGGAAAATAAAGTTACAAGTGACGCTCTGTGGAGTCCTTCTGGGCAACAGGTTCATACCTGAAAGCAATACTAAACTGTGCAGACCTGAGAGGCCAGTACATCAGAAATAAACATCCTAAAGAGGATTCCCTCCCATCATCAAATCAGGATAGACAAACAACCTGTGGTGCACATGGGCCCCTCAAGAAAAGGGCTGGCCAAGGACAGCACATGGGAGGACTTCCACTATGGCTAAGCTGACCTAATCTTTCAGTGAGAAGGGCATTTACGCATTGCCTCCTCGTCTCACACTGTCTCTGGTCTGACTACGTAGGAAAATTACTTGAAAGGCTAAACCCCAGAAAGCTGTTTACTTTCACAGGACTAAGTTTCTGACATTTAGCTCCCTACAACACCATGATACCAGCAAAGACAAAAACCAAAGGTGATGCGTGACCAGGAAGATGAGTGAGTagatggaaacaaaaagcaacctaATTTTGTACTGCTGCTTTCATGCTGATGCCCTTCTCAAAGCAAATGGTAAATTGCACAGATTAAGAGGATCTTTGCATCTGCTTTTCCACCTGTACCTCAGCATTTCACCCCTGGGCCTGTCTCTGACCCACCTGAGCCCCATCTCGTGTCAAAGTGCCCCATGGTTCTCACAGCACAGTTTTATTCTCAGACAGCCACCCCACCTCAGACCATACCTGTGCCCCAAGGACAAAGAGGTActtcagccccagctgcagcagagcagtggagaACTTCTCTGGGGACTCCCGCAGCCTCATCTCCATCATGTGTTCGTCCActgtctgcagctcctcctgagGCTCCCTCTTGGACTTCTTCTTCTGTGAGCTGGGCATCTCACACACAAAGGGCcaaagcaggagcagagggcagccaACTACCTCGAGGACAAAGGCACATGAAGTTACCAGGAGCCCAGGAGATGAGGAGCAGTCTAGGCTCTGCCATCATGCCCTGGACGTGGCAGGAAGCATATACTCCAGCCCCAGCTTGCTGGTCAGGCACAACTGCATGGAGGCTGCAAGCCATGGGCAACTCTGCAGCCCCAGAAGGGGACAGTGAGGATGCTGCTGTTCAGTTGGTGCTGGAGCCTTCATCACCTCGTGCTCAGCCTGCAGGCCtccagacaaggcaaagccatGTCTACTCAGGCTCAACGGCCCAGGAAGAAATTGATTTACCTGCAAAGAGGATATGGGAGGCAAACGTGTTGGCGCCCACCAGGACAGCAGGAAGGAGGTTTGTGCTGTGGTCAAGGTGAAAGCCCACAAAAGCTGCATTCCAGTGGATGGCCGGGAAGATGGGCTGATGGCCCGTGGAATAGAAGAACTGAGAAGCAGCAAGGAGCCACGAGATGACTGAAAACCAGGGCACTGAAAAAGGCtctgagaaagagaaagaaagagagagaaggagatcAGCATCAAGGAACAAGATAGTCCAAAGAAACCAACAaggttttctttcatgttcCCCTCCCACTCACTCTTCTGAGACAGAAACTAGTCAGGATGGCGGTATGCAGCCAGGTGCTCCCTCTGCTGCCCACCCTGCTCCTGGACTCAGTCAGCAACAGAGGGCTTAGCGGCTGCTCACACTTCTGGAAAGAAGCACTGGGGTAGGACTCCCTTGTTCTCCCACACTGCCTCCACACTGCATGCATCTCTCTTCCCTTAGAGAATTTAAGCAGCCCTAAATAAGCTAAGAGGATCCTGCAAGGAGGATCTCGTACTGCCATTCCACAGGAACAAAGACTGGGCTCTGCCTCTCCCACTGAAAACTGGATGAGGCTGCAGTCTCATGAGGGTAATGCCCAGGTTGCACATCCAAAAGATGTTCCACTGAACCCTGACTCACCAGTGTCTCCTGCAAGGCTTCTGGCACGCGTGTGGatgtgcagcagcacaaaggcCTCCAGGAAGAGGAGTAGGAAGGCAAGACTGAGCCGCTCACTGTGCAGGAGCATCAAGAGGAAGCCCAGGAGGGTGAGTGCTATGACCAGGGCTGCCGAGTACACGCTGCCTAGCCCATAGGCTGCAActgtggccctgcagctgcGCCGTTCCAGGCGACTCTTCTCAGACTCCTGCATCCTCTTGTAGATCTGAGGGATGACCTGGAGCAAGTCGACTTTGGAGCTGGGAATCCCCTGGTAGGGAGTGACAATGGATCCTGCAGATTCCCGTGAGTCCTTTGCAAACACTGTCATGGGATggcacagcaggagcagcaacCCAATAGACACTAACCCATAGACAGCCCATGGAAAGGCAATGATTGCCACCTCTaccagctcctgcagcttgcCCAGAGAGTCCTCAGCACTGGAGGCAACAGCCCAGTAGCAGGCGATGCAAAGGACCACCAGTGGGAAACCCCAGCGCACAAAGAGCACAAGGGGGTCTGAGCTGTTCAGATTGCCATAGTGACGCAGCCAGCTCCGCACTGCATACACCAGCCCAGCCAGCAAGGCCACACATAAGAGGTAGAAGAGGTTCTTGGCCCGTGTGTTTCTCAGGCTGGCAAGAGGTGGAAGGAAAACGGAGGGCCGGCACTGAGGGATTTCTTCACGGCACTGGTGGAAGAAACCAGAGAGTCGCACACAAACCAGAAGCACAGCCACAAGGCACAGCAGGTGCCAGCTCTCTTTTCGGTAAGAGGAAAAGCCAAGAGCCTGCTGTTTGGGGCCTTCTGGCACAGTCAGGTGACCATCCCAGTGGAGCTTCCCTATCAGCAACATCACCAGTGAGGCCAACAGGAATGGGGCTACTTGGGCCTCAGCTACCACAAAGCTATCAGAGAACATAGCTCCGCAGCGGAAAAAGAGAATGCTCACGGGGAAGGCCAGCCCAAGCCACACCCGCAGCCTCTGCCTCAGACCAATGCTGGCCAAGGGTGGTTGGCTGCCCAACAAACGGGCTCGCTTGGGATGCCTGCCCCACCAGTGCCAGAAAAAGCccagcagagatgctgcagctgcccaagACAACAGCAGGAGGAGATCCAGCTCCTCTTGGGTGAACACACAGGCTAGGCCACGCAGAACAGCTGTCATCAGCCCCCAAAGCAATGGGTACAGGAGGCAGCTGCGATAGAAAGAGTCTGACACTGTGGCCAGCTCTGAGGCCACATAGCAGAGCAAGCAGGAAGCAGCAATGAGGGTGCAGCCCCCCACCATACGCAGAGGATGAAAGCGGGCCCAGGACTGGGTGCACACAGCCCGTGCCTGCCGCAGATAGAGCTGGAAGCGGCTGATGAGGCTTCTGAGCTTGGACTCCAATTCCGGAGACACCAGCATTGCCCTCTGCACCTGGGCCAAGAGCTGAACGTGCTCCTCTACAGCACTGGAGAAGAGCTCCTgcaggtgctggagctgctctgctggcaggtCCTGAGCCACCAGTGAGTACGAATGCAGGAAGCGGTCCACCTGCAACAGGAGAAAGGACAGAatcagaaagcagtgctgggaaggagattcGCTACCACCTTCCTCACATAACCCTTTTGGAGTGCAAGCAGTCTCAAACTGCCAGCCCTTGCAAGGACAGCCATGTTCTAAGGTGCATTATATGGGACTGGTCACTCAGATGCAGGACATGACTGGCAGAAAACTACATCCCTCTGCCAAAGCAACGTCTCTCTGAAGTAACATATCTGTCCTGACAACCGTGCTGACACCTTTCAGCCACTCAGTGCTTCACCTGTTAACACTACACATCATTAGAAGTTCATGCGTAGAGTCTTCGGTAACAAGGCAAATGTCCCCCAGAGGTGGGGATGTCCCCCATCAGAAGCTATTACTTTGAACCCAGTTGTGTTGTcggttttttttcctgacaacaGATATCAAATTAAACAGTTTGCAGTGGATCAAATCAAACTGTTCATTCTTTTTGACAGGTGCATTAAGCCACTGTACTAAGGAGAGCTCCTTCTGCCTTTTACTTCAAGACCACAGGAACAGAGCCAGCTATGACCCCAAAGTTGCAACAAAAGTCTTAAGAGGGCATTAACAAGCCAGGGCACCTGTGCGAACATTCAGCTGCTCAACAGTGCTGATCAGTTCAATTCCAGAAATACACTGATATGTTCATATGGCTTCCAGTCACCTTCGAGCACAGGAAGAACCAGTCTGCTCCTGTCCGTGAAAGGTAAACACATGCACTAGCTCTCTCCCAGGCTTGCATGACCTCCTTGGTATGCCAATGCTTCTTTAAAAGCAGGGTGACAGAGCCAGAAACACTCAGACGACTAGCTGCAAAGATTTGAGAGGCAGCTCTAGATATGACTAATTCCTCATACATGATGAATATTCTCAGTGGCTAGTGGGCAGTAAAATGTATTATCATCTCCAAATGACAAAGCACACTGCTCCTATATGAATAGGCAGCAGACAATGAACACTTCTGCCTTCCCATTAGCAATAACATCCTGTCCAGCTCTTCACTGATATGCAGCAACGGTGTCCAATTTACATAGCACTGGCTGTTTCTAGGCATCTGGGTCAAAACAGGACCTGCTTTGGTTTGCCACCTTCCTTGAGAACCACAGGACTATGCCAGAGCACTGACAGTGGGCTTGAGGAGTTAATGTCAGGCTAGCAATGTGCTTCTAGCAACGCAGGATCCCTCAGAGGCAGCCAGGCTTCTAGCTGAGACACATGCCTTGTAACACCTGTGACAAATCTGGTTCTGCAAAGTGCCAGATGTCTCACACACAATCCCCACATCTTCCATAGGAGCTCTTGCCCTAGCACATGGCCTGTCCCACTCCTTGGGCTTCTTTTATGGCTGGCATATGCCATAAAATATATGCCATAAAATATACGCTCATTCAAGTTTTGTCATTCAGTTGTTGAGGTTCTGCATTCTCTTGCATTTGGTGTGAACTGTTCCTTCTCTGTTCCAATTTATTCTCAGTTATTACAAGGTGTTTCTTCTATTCACTACTGTTTTCCTCCTGCCACTGATGTGGGACAGTGTTATAGCTAACATTGCTTCTCCTCCAAAACcgaagaaacaacaaaacacctgCATGTACTCCTCAATCTCTTTTAAGGAAACTTGCCCCTAGTCATCTTCAGCTTCGAGAAAACAACCTTCCAATCAGCTTCTCCAAGTAACCAAGCCCACCTCTAACCACCTGGGACCTTACCCTGAAGCAAATAACACCTTCCAGgtcagtatttttcaacagtgCAGCACTCATTACCAGGTACTAAACAGGTGCTTCCATTTATATTTGGAATATGAATCTGTCTTTTACCAGAACAAACACTGCAAGCAGGGAACTCACAAAGTTCTCCGTGAAGACAGCACCGTATCACTGTCTCACCTATACCAAGCAGAAGAGGTATGTGCCTAAGAAAACTTTCTCTCCTCTAGTTTAGCAGTGAGGCCTGCCATAGACACAGTGCAGTGCTACCATCCCAGCTTCTGAACAACTGCCAAAGTACCTGGCTGAAAGCAGCTCCCAAGAAGCCGAATGCAGTGAATTCCCAGTATGTCCAAGACCTAGCACCACACAACTAACCCCTGGCACtaccacagcactgccagcaagTATTTCCCTGTCATACCTGCTTGGCATTGATGTGATAAACCAAGAGCTGCTGCAAGGCTTCAGACACAGTGTCACCATCCCCGGAGAACAGCTCAGCCATCACTTCCCCGATGTTACTGTAGGGAATGGGCAcacccagcagcagggccaCAGTGGGCACCAGGTTCACCTGGGGAATGGCCTCAGGCTCCTGGAGAGACAGGGGAGGAATCAGACATTTGGAAAGGACACGGCAACGTAGACTTTCACTCAGGAGAGGGGATGATGGCAAGGCATCCCTGTTGAAAAGAGATACTGGGAAAGACAAGGGTTAAAACACAGGGGAAGCTCAATCCTGCCGAAGGCAGATGATAGAAGATGCCTGCAGGTCCCTGGGTCTGCCTCTCTCTGCCTAACAGCTCATCTGACCCTACACAAACTCTCCTCACAGTTGGAGGGGCCTGAATACTGGCCCCACACACAGGTCACGGCTCTGCCTCCAAAGCTGAAGGTACATTCCTGCAGACCCTCTCAGAAGGCCTGTGGGAAGCTGCCTGCCCTGTCACATATGACTGCTGCAAACTAAGTGGCAAAGATGTACTGCAGAAGTGAAACAGTTCAACAGAATTTGCTTTCACTCCTCTCGCAATCACATTTTTCTCAAACAAATTTGTCCTACTATATATACCAAATTGTGTTTGATGCAACCTGATATTAATTAAATCAAGgtatttttaacttcagttaTTTGCATCATTTGTCAGATATTCCACTCTTCTCTCAGGAAAGGTGACAGACTCCCTGGCCCTCTCAATCTAAACAATTGGCACCCCACAATGCAGTTTTTGCCCCAGATGCCACCTCAGGCAGTGGCAACTAAGGATCTGCTTCTTACCTCAGGAGGATCAGTGCCAAATAGGGGTGTTTTACTGTACACGAACAGTGCTGCATTCACTTCCCTCTGGCTGTCACCACCATGGTCTCCAGTCTCTGTCATGCCATGGTCTCCAGCCACCAGAAGGAGCGTGTCATTCCCTAGGTGATCCACCAAGGACCTGTCAACACATACAAGGAAAGTCATCAATCCCCAGGAGTGGAGGTGAGAGAGGATATGTCCCTTCCAAGCCTGATCATGTGAGAGATGTGAAGCTCACCAAAGGACCTGAGCAAAACTAGGTGCTGACACAGAGTTGCACCAGCTAAACCAGGGACTGGGACAATGGATACCTCAAAAATGAACTAAAAAGTCAGAGTGCTGAAATAGGGTGGAATGATGTTGTCCAAATCTCCTGTGAGTGTTCCTCAAGGCCTACAGGGATCTCtaacaataataaaattcaGAAGGAATGTTCCCAATTTCAGGCTAATCCCATGAGGGTCTTATCTATCGCATCATGTTGTGTGAGCAAATTcctatttttaaggaaaaaaaagatgtgggATTTATCCCTGAAGGATGCAATAAGTACAACACAATGTATATGCACTTTCACATACAGAAAGGCAAGTTACTTCCTATTTGTAGtagcaaaaatgaaatcaatccTAAGAGTCAACAGCCATAGCATTTTAGCTTCAGGCACAGCTGTGTACACAGAATTTCTGGATTCTGTTCTGCTCTCTGACACAAACACACAACTCGCAGGCCTGTGCAGTAAATTCAGCATTCCCTAGCCAAGGTTCTCCAAATGCTTCTCAAACATCAGCTAGGTCTCAGTGTGACAATCTCTATTTTTAAGATGCAGAAAGTGAGGCTCCATCACCTGATGGTTTGGTTGAGAACCAAGGATCCAAGATCTAAAGATGGCCTCAGCTCTGAAATCAAACCCTGTTCCTTGCCACTCCCTCATGAACATATGTGTACACAGATGAGACTGTCCAATAGCTGGGGTCTTGGCTGCTACTGGTCTCATCCATTCTCCCTGGTAACAGGGTTTCTGTATCCATAAATCCCCTGGTAAGACCCCCGAGTTTGGCTGAAAGCAGGAACCAGCTGGCAATCCCCTACCACTGCAATCATCACCTGA comes from Gallus gallus isolate bGalGal1 chromosome Z, bGalGal1.mat.broiler.GRCg7b, whole genome shotgun sequence and encodes:
- the PIGO gene encoding GPI ethanolamine phosphate transferase 3 is translated as MQRWPVLLFLAWVCFLFFSGIGLFMSGFLLTRIELANSSSCSDPLAPPPWDKQSLPPGSCWVPQRFPKVVLVIIDALRFEFALFNPAKVNPLPYENKLSFLHHLATSQPHHARLYRFLADPPTATMQRIKGLTTGSLPTFIDVGSNFATYAIQEDNLLAQLVQNGRRVVFMGDDTWEGLFPKKFFRSYFFPSFNVKDLHTVDNGILQYLYPTVNSGEWDLLIAHFLGVDHCGHKHGPDHPEMAKKLTQMNEMLRSLVDHLGNDTLLLVAGDHGMTETGDHGGDSQREVNAALFVYSKTPLFGTDPPEEPEAIPQVNLVPTVALLLGVPIPYSNIGEVMAELFSGDGDTVSEALQQLLVYHINAKQVDRFLHSYSLVAQDLPAEQLQHLQELFSSAVEEHVQLLAQVQRAMLVSPELESKLRSLISRFQLYLRQARAVCTQSWARFHPLRMVGGCTLIAASCLLCYVASELATVSDSFYRSCLLYPLLWGLMTAVLRGLACVFTQEELDLLLLLSWAAAASLLGFFWHWWGRHPKRARLLGSQPPLASIGLRQRLRVWLGLAFPVSILFFRCGAMFSDSFVVAEAQVAPFLLASLVMLLIGKLHWDGHLTVPEGPKQQALGFSSYRKESWHLLCLVAVLLVCVRLSGFFHQCREEIPQCRPSVFLPPLASLRNTRAKNLFYLLCVALLAGLVYAVRSWLRHYGNLNSSDPLVLFVRWGFPLVVLCIACYWAVASSAEDSLGKLQELVEVAIIAFPWAVYGLVSIGLLLLLCHPMTVFAKDSRESAGSIVTPYQGIPSSKVDLLQVIPQIYKRMQESEKSRLERRSCRATVAAYGLGSVYSAALVIALTLLGFLLMLLHSERLSLAFLLLFLEAFVLLHIHTRARSLAGDTEPFSVPWFSVISWLLAASQFFYSTGHQPIFPAIHWNAAFVGFHLDHSTNLLPAVLVGANTFASHILFAVGCPLLLLWPFVCEMPSSQKKKSKREPQEELQTVDEHMMEMRLRESPEKFSTALLQLGLKYLFVLGAQLLACVCAAVILRRHLMVWKVFAPKFLFESLGFMVSSICLLLGISLVMRVDCAVSTWFSQLQLR